Proteins from a genomic interval of Phormidium ambiguum IAM M-71:
- a CDS encoding decaprenyl-phosphate phosphoribosyltransferase, with the protein MKSPYITALRPRQWTKNLVVFAAPLFNLNLSPQTIFGSLLAFVLFCCASSSFYLLNDIVDVESDRKHPVKCKRPIASGEVSIPIAIAMAVILLGGAIILGWWRSRWLGATIISYALLQVAYNLKLKRAVILDVIAIAMGFVFRAYAGGAANRIPLSPWFLVCTAMLALFLGVEKRKAELRLIKINGGKTRAVLRRYSFGLLERMENVVTSGAILTYTIWSSGPQVNGASTPWMMVTVPFVLYGIFRYQLLSDPEEIARRSAREGHSEVGGQSERPEEVLLKDRPILLTVVGWVITCFGILWLKTNGILIR; encoded by the coding sequence ATGAAATCCCCGTATATAACAGCGCTTAGACCCCGCCAATGGACTAAAAATCTTGTGGTTTTTGCTGCTCCTTTATTTAATTTGAATCTCAGTCCACAAACAATTTTCGGTAGTTTATTGGCCTTTGTGCTATTCTGCTGTGCTTCTAGTAGTTTTTACTTACTGAATGACATTGTAGATGTAGAATCTGACCGCAAGCATCCAGTAAAATGTAAACGTCCGATCGCATCAGGAGAAGTAAGTATTCCGATAGCGATCGCAATGGCAGTCATTTTATTAGGTGGAGCAATAATCCTTGGTTGGTGGAGATCGCGTTGGTTAGGAGCAACCATAATTAGTTACGCTTTATTGCAAGTTGCCTACAACTTAAAACTAAAGCGGGCTGTAATTTTGGATGTAATAGCGATCGCAATGGGATTCGTCTTCCGCGCTTATGCAGGTGGTGCGGCTAATAGAATTCCTCTATCTCCTTGGTTCTTGGTTTGTACAGCGATGCTAGCTCTGTTCTTGGGAGTAGAAAAACGCAAAGCAGAGTTAAGGTTGATAAAAATCAATGGTGGCAAAACCAGGGCTGTTCTGAGACGGTACTCCTTCGGCTTACTTGAGCGCATGGAGAACGTAGTCACGAGCGGAGCCATACTAACTTATACCATTTGGAGTTCCGGGCCACAAGTTAACGGCGCTTCAACTCCTTGGATGATGGTAACAGTACCATTTGTTCTGTATGGCATCTTTCGCTATCAATTGCTAAGCGATCCGGAAGAAATTGCTCGCCGAAGTGCAAGAGAAGGCCACAGCGAAGTAGGTGGTCAAAGCGAAAGACCCGAAGAAGTCTTATTAAAAGATCGGCCAATTTTATTAACTGTTGTAGGTTGGGTAATTACTTGTTTTGGGATTCTCTGGTTAAAAACTAATGGGATTCTGATCAGATAA
- a CDS encoding YqeG family HAD IIIA-type phosphatase, protein MGKYYFPKTDYRLSTIKIELLEASGIKGVILDLDNTIVSEDDRYLSPGAEAWIEQAKTAGLKFYILSNGKRLYRVKYWSYRLDIPAINPAKKPFPFAFWKAIKAMKLKPKQVVVIGDSRHTDVLGAWLVGCPSIQVATLPHPFRWWEKLFGKRVQTPYPIEHELEHFDVKSYQT, encoded by the coding sequence GTGGGAAAGTACTATTTTCCAAAAACAGATTATCGTTTATCTACGATAAAAATTGAATTATTAGAAGCTTCGGGAATCAAAGGTGTAATCTTAGATTTAGATAACACAATTGTTTCCGAAGACGATCGCTATTTATCACCTGGTGCTGAAGCTTGGATTGAGCAAGCTAAAACAGCCGGATTAAAGTTTTACATTCTATCTAATGGTAAGCGTCTCTACCGCGTTAAATATTGGTCTTATCGTCTGGATATCCCCGCGATTAATCCAGCGAAAAAACCATTTCCTTTCGCATTCTGGAAAGCGATAAAAGCCATGAAACTTAAACCAAAACAAGTAGTTGTGATAGGTGATAGTCGTCATACAGATGTGCTAGGAGCATGGCTAGTTGGTTGTCCCAGCATTCAAGTTGCCACACTGCCCCATCCTTTTCGTTGGTGGGAAAAGCTATTCGGCAAGAGAGTGCAAACACCTTATCCTATAGAACACGAACTGGAACATTTTGATGTTAAATCCTACCAAACTTGA
- a CDS encoding glycosyltransferase family 4 protein: MRILSVHNRYQIRGGEDESREAEERLLREMNHTVEVYEEDNERVASINPLQMAFRTVWSMDAYQTVKQRLASQPYDLIHVQNFFPLISPSVHYAAKAVGVPVVQTLRNYRLLCANALFFREGRVCEDCLGKPIPWPGIVHSCYRDNRMASSAVVTMLTAHRMMRTWQNQVDIFITLTEFARQKFIEGGFPAEKIVVKPNFVHPDPGVGEGRGGYALYVGRLSVEKGLDTLLTAWEKLEGKIPLKIIGDGPLADRVADLAARLPQVEWLGRKPLKEVYELIGEAMILIFPSEWYETFGRVAVEGFAKGTPAIAANIGAIAELVEHGRTGLHFQPGNSTDLAAKVEWILQHQKELTQMRHEARAEFETKYTAEKNYKRLMEIYSLVSRT; this comes from the coding sequence ATGCGTATTCTGAGTGTACATAATCGCTATCAAATTCGCGGTGGGGAGGACGAGTCCCGTGAAGCCGAGGAACGCCTACTACGGGAAATGAATCACACAGTCGAAGTGTATGAGGAAGATAATGAGCGAGTAGCCAGCATTAATCCTTTACAAATGGCTTTCCGAACAGTCTGGTCTATGGATGCTTATCAAACAGTCAAACAGCGATTAGCTAGTCAGCCTTATGATTTGATTCATGTACAGAATTTTTTTCCACTGATTTCTCCCTCAGTTCACTATGCAGCTAAAGCGGTAGGAGTTCCTGTAGTTCAAACACTGCGGAATTATCGGCTTTTATGTGCCAACGCTCTGTTTTTTCGTGAGGGACGAGTTTGCGAAGACTGTTTGGGAAAGCCAATTCCTTGGCCTGGTATAGTACATTCCTGTTATCGGGATAATCGAATGGCAAGTAGTGCGGTAGTGACGATGCTTACTGCACATCGTATGATGCGTACTTGGCAGAATCAGGTGGATATTTTTATTACTCTGACTGAGTTTGCCCGACAGAAGTTTATTGAAGGTGGTTTTCCCGCAGAGAAAATTGTAGTTAAGCCAAATTTTGTACATCCCGATCCAGGAGTGGGAGAAGGACGGGGAGGATACGCTCTCTATGTGGGGCGACTTTCTGTAGAAAAGGGATTGGATACGCTACTGACAGCTTGGGAAAAATTGGAGGGAAAAATACCCCTAAAAATTATTGGAGATGGTCCGTTAGCCGATCGCGTAGCCGATCTAGCTGCTAGACTGCCGCAAGTGGAGTGGTTAGGACGTAAACCGTTAAAAGAGGTTTATGAGTTAATCGGGGAAGCGATGATTCTGATTTTTCCCTCTGAGTGGTACGAAACATTTGGTCGAGTGGCAGTAGAGGGTTTTGCTAAGGGTACACCAGCGATCGCTGCTAATATTGGTGCGATCGCAGAGCTTGTTGAACACGGTCGCACCGGACTTCATTTCCAACCTGGCAACTCCACAGACTTAGCCGCTAAAGTGGAATGGATCTTACAACACCAAAAGGAACTGACTCAAATGCGTCACGAAGCAAGGGCTGAATTCGAGACTAAATATACAGCTGAAAAAAACTACAAAAGGCTAATGGAAATTTATTCTTTGGTGAGTCGTACATAG
- a CDS encoding glycosyltransferase, translated as MKVIIFNSLLLPPSQTFIRDPAEKLEKFKAYYVGSRHVPGLDLPPDRTLVVNQGNCIGKFEEQVFKISGFAPRLYRQVRQLNPVLIHAQFGLSGTLILPWARSLGIPLLVHYRGADATITEETSRYTSLNHWTYFQRKEALKKQARLFITVSKFIKNKLLEQGFPSEKIIPHYHGVDLEKFHPDIDLPREPVILFVGRLTEKKGCEYLIQAMAKVQSQLPEAELVLIGDGPLKPSMETLAAKLLRRYQFLGVQPPQMVKNWMNRASVLATPSVTATDGDSEGLPNVVLEAQAMALPVVSTIHAGIPEAVIHGKTGFLTQERDVEGLATYIQRLLQEKELWQSFSMQGRDHVEANFDRTKQTRVLESIYEAVLQGDF; from the coding sequence GTGAAAGTCATTATTTTCAATAGTCTTCTCCTTCCTCCTTCTCAAACGTTTATCCGAGATCCAGCTGAAAAATTAGAGAAGTTTAAAGCTTACTATGTCGGATCGCGTCATGTTCCTGGCTTGGATTTGCCACCAGATCGTACTTTGGTTGTTAACCAAGGGAACTGTATAGGTAAATTTGAGGAACAAGTTTTTAAGATTTCTGGGTTTGCCCCCAGGCTTTATCGCCAGGTTCGGCAGTTAAACCCAGTTTTAATTCATGCTCAATTTGGATTAAGTGGAACGCTAATTTTGCCTTGGGCGCGATCGCTTGGCATCCCTCTTTTAGTTCACTACCGGGGTGCTGATGCAACTATTACGGAAGAAACTTCTCGTTATACTTCCCTCAATCACTGGACTTATTTTCAGCGCAAAGAAGCTCTTAAAAAACAAGCCAGGTTATTCATTACCGTATCTAAGTTCATTAAAAATAAGCTACTCGAACAAGGCTTTCCTTCAGAAAAGATTATTCCTCATTATCATGGAGTCGATCTTGAGAAATTTCACCCTGACATTGATTTGCCTCGTGAACCTGTAATACTTTTTGTTGGTCGTCTGACAGAAAAGAAAGGGTGTGAATACTTGATTCAAGCAATGGCTAAGGTGCAGTCTCAATTACCAGAAGCAGAATTAGTTTTAATTGGTGATGGGCCACTTAAACCCAGTATGGAAACATTAGCAGCTAAATTACTACGTCGCTATCAGTTTTTGGGGGTTCAACCACCACAGATGGTAAAAAATTGGATGAATCGAGCTAGTGTGTTAGCGACACCCAGTGTAACTGCAACTGATGGGGATTCTGAAGGGCTTCCTAATGTAGTTCTGGAAGCTCAAGCTATGGCGCTTCCTGTTGTTAGTACTATCCATGCGGGAATTCCTGAAGCTGTGATTCATGGAAAAACTGGTTTTTTGACTCAGGAACGAGATGTTGAAGGGTTAGCCACATATATTCAGCGATTGTTACAGGAAAAGGAACTTTGGCAAAGTTTTAGTATGCAAGGAAGGGATCATGTAGAGGCTAATTTCGATCGCACTAAACAGACCAGAGTTTTAGAAAGTATTTATGAAGCTGTTTTACAAGGAGATTTTTGA
- a CDS encoding glycosyltransferase family 4 protein — protein sequence MKSLKILVSAYACRPGMGSEPGVGWNTVCSLVKHHKVWVLTREDNRPSIEAELKNNPIPGLQFIYCNLPLSRLWKQGLQGVHIHHYLWQISAYFTARKLHNELGFDLVHHVTYVRYSSPSFLSFLPIPFVWGPVGGGEFAPKAFWQDFSLRGKVYEIVRSLAHQIGERDPFTRLTAQQSILARATTKDTAERLSLMGAKNVEVSSALGLSQEEISSLSQCPMPDDSTIRFISMARLLHWKGLHLGLRAFAQAKLPNVEYWILGDGPEKKSLQSLAMQLGISEQVKFWGNLSRNEALEKLSECHILLHPSLHDSGGGVCLEALAAGRPVICLDLGGPAIQVTEEAGIKVPANTPDQVVDDLAQAITRLAEDSELRLKMGQTGHRWVTEGFSWEAKGESLAKLYAEIVN from the coding sequence ATGAAGAGCTTAAAGATCTTAGTTTCCGCTTATGCTTGTAGACCAGGTATGGGTTCCGAACCCGGGGTTGGCTGGAATACAGTTTGCTCCTTGGTTAAACATCATAAAGTGTGGGTATTGACCCGCGAAGATAATCGTCCAAGTATTGAAGCTGAACTAAAAAACAACCCAATTCCCGGACTTCAATTTATATATTGCAACCTACCTTTGTCTAGGTTGTGGAAACAGGGATTACAGGGCGTACATATTCATCATTATCTATGGCAAATTTCTGCCTATTTCACAGCCCGCAAATTACATAATGAATTAGGATTTGACTTAGTGCATCATGTAACTTATGTGAGGTATTCCTCTCCCAGCTTTCTCTCATTTTTACCAATTCCGTTTGTCTGGGGGCCAGTTGGAGGCGGAGAATTTGCACCGAAAGCATTTTGGCAAGATTTCAGTCTGCGTGGCAAAGTTTACGAAATTGTCAGAAGTCTAGCTCACCAAATTGGAGAACGCGATCCATTTACTCGCTTAACTGCCCAACAGAGCATTTTAGCAAGAGCAACAACTAAGGATACGGCTGAGCGACTCAGCCTAATGGGAGCGAAAAATGTAGAAGTATCCTCTGCATTAGGTTTATCGCAGGAAGAAATTTCTAGCCTTTCCCAATGCCCAATGCCCGATGACTCTACTATACGATTCATCAGTATGGCAAGACTTCTACATTGGAAAGGGCTGCACCTGGGATTACGTGCCTTTGCTCAAGCCAAACTGCCAAATGTAGAGTATTGGATTTTAGGAGACGGCCCAGAAAAGAAATCTCTGCAATCCTTAGCAATGCAATTGGGTATATCTGAGCAAGTCAAATTTTGGGGAAATTTGTCACGCAATGAAGCCTTAGAGAAGCTCAGTGAGTGCCACATATTGCTCCATCCTAGTTTGCATGACTCTGGAGGAGGAGTCTGTTTAGAGGCTTTAGCAGCAGGTCGTCCAGTGATTTGTTTAGATCTAGGTGGACCTGCTATTCAGGTTACTGAAGAAGCTGGGATTAAAGTTCCGGCAAATACCCCCGATCAAGTTGTAGATGATTTAGCACAAGCAATAACTCGTTTGGCTGAAGATTCGGAACTTCGCCTAAAAATGGGACAGACGGGACATCGCTGGGTAACGGAAGGATTCTCCTGGGAAGCCAAAGGAGAATCTCTAGCCAAGCTCTACGCAGAAATTGTTAATTAG
- a CDS encoding glycosyltransferase family 4 protein: MNNLRIAWLLNSAFFYWHPTLCELTRLFPQTTVFAGWWRGYAPGFEDSFRVEVVGGKVIPIIRSSTSYGANFTYLSLGIVNRLLKFKPDVIFSNSFGVWTILALLFKPVGRWKVVIAYEGSSPGVDYRNSASRLAVRRAMVKAADACITNSQAGKAYLIEILNAKADRVFAQPYEVPDPKALLEYSGNSELISQLQKPIFLFVGSVTPRKGLNYLLEACAILKKRNIDNYTILVIGDGTQREELESFCQSLNLTEQVKWLGKQDYSQLGSFFRSASVFVLPTLEDTWGVVVSEAMVLGKPILCSKWAGASQIVVEGENGYIFDPSEPEKLAELMLRFINDPNLISSMGNKSQQLMAQYTPKIAAEFLAKVTSLVLER, translated from the coding sequence ATGAATAACCTTCGCATTGCTTGGCTGCTAAATTCAGCCTTCTTTTATTGGCATCCTACTCTGTGTGAGTTGACACGCCTATTTCCACAAACAACTGTATTTGCGGGTTGGTGGAGAGGTTATGCTCCAGGGTTTGAAGATTCCTTTAGAGTTGAAGTAGTCGGCGGTAAAGTTATACCAATCATTCGCTCATCAACGAGCTACGGTGCTAACTTTACCTATTTATCTTTAGGGATTGTTAATCGATTGCTCAAGTTTAAACCGGATGTCATTTTTTCAAATTCATTCGGTGTATGGACTATTTTGGCGCTGTTGTTTAAGCCAGTGGGACGATGGAAGGTTGTCATTGCCTACGAAGGTAGTTCTCCTGGTGTAGATTATCGTAATTCAGCGTCTCGATTAGCCGTAAGACGAGCAATGGTGAAAGCAGCAGATGCTTGTATTACCAATAGCCAAGCGGGAAAAGCTTATCTAATTGAAATACTCAATGCTAAAGCCGATCGCGTTTTTGCTCAACCTTATGAAGTACCCGATCCTAAAGCTTTATTAGAGTATTCAGGAAATAGTGAACTTATTTCCCAATTACAGAAACCAATTTTCCTATTTGTTGGCAGTGTTACGCCTCGGAAAGGACTTAATTATCTATTGGAAGCCTGTGCTATCCTGAAAAAGCGGAACATTGACAACTATACAATATTGGTAATAGGCGACGGCACACAACGGGAAGAACTAGAAAGCTTCTGCCAAAGCCTTAACTTAACAGAGCAAGTGAAGTGGCTAGGAAAACAGGATTATAGTCAACTAGGTAGTTTTTTTCGCTCTGCTAGTGTTTTTGTTCTTCCCACACTAGAGGATACTTGGGGTGTTGTCGTCTCCGAAGCAATGGTTTTAGGAAAACCCATTTTGTGCTCCAAATGGGCGGGGGCATCCCAGATAGTTGTTGAAGGAGAAAATGGTTATATTTTCGATCCATCCGAGCCGGAAAAGTTGGCAGAGTTAATGCTTCGTTTTATTAACGATCCAAACTTAATTAGTTCAATGGGTAATAAATCACAACAACTAATGGCTCAATACACACCAAAAATAGCAGCAGAATTCCTTGCCAAAGTTACATCATTAGTCTTAGAGCGTTAG
- a CDS encoding phytanoyl-CoA dioxygenase family protein: MSIKKFSINEKQAIKEYYETYGYVVIENLLDKGKIQKFIDSYEKIKHSKYFVFFSQDTHLPIQPKLTPEGFIENSMLNPASLKLWRNFSRSVEECLVDKSVTDTLTTLSGRTSHVMMQNMFFDKSTGTIEHQDHYYLDSDPSGNMLATWYALEDIHEDAGCFFVLPGSHKGKVIERNNVENFSEHDSFVKQIKTLIDENQYEYKSFPLKKGDVLFWHPYTIHGAYNNADPRYSRKSLTAHYYPSDMKAMYAKKEPKVRTTVNPNVVILGSELDTYQSNFMYYVKAIVNYVKNRKPDYDMRRDSYAQ; encoded by the coding sequence ATGTCCATTAAAAAATTCTCAATTAATGAAAAGCAAGCTATCAAAGAATACTACGAAACTTATGGTTATGTAGTAATTGAAAATCTACTAGACAAAGGAAAAATTCAAAAATTTATTGACTCTTATGAAAAGATTAAACATTCCAAATATTTTGTATTTTTCAGTCAAGATACTCATCTTCCGATTCAACCAAAACTAACTCCAGAAGGCTTTATTGAAAATTCTATGTTAAATCCAGCAAGTTTAAAGCTGTGGCGGAATTTTTCCCGTTCCGTTGAAGAATGTTTGGTAGATAAGAGTGTCACCGATACTCTGACAACCTTATCAGGAAGAACTAGCCATGTCATGATGCAAAATATGTTTTTCGACAAATCAACGGGGACAATTGAACATCAAGACCATTACTATTTAGACTCCGATCCATCAGGAAATATGTTAGCCACATGGTACGCCTTAGAAGATATACATGAAGATGCTGGTTGCTTTTTTGTTCTTCCTGGTAGCCACAAAGGAAAAGTTATTGAGCGAAACAATGTAGAAAATTTTTCCGAACACGACTCTTTTGTAAAACAAATCAAAACGCTGATTGATGAAAATCAGTACGAATATAAAAGTTTTCCCTTGAAAAAAGGTGATGTACTTTTTTGGCATCCATATACTATTCATGGAGCATATAATAACGCCGATCCGCGTTATAGTCGTAAATCGTTAACCGCACATTACTATCCAAGTGATATGAAAGCGATGTATGCCAAAAAAGAACCGAAAGTTAGAACAACCGTTAATCCAAATGTAGTGATTTTAGGAAGTGAGTTAGACACTTACCAGTCAAATTTCATGTACTATGTGAAAGCGATCGTAAATTACGTTAAAAATAGAAAGCCCGATTATGATATGCGACGAGATAGCTATGCCCAGTAA
- a CDS encoding transglutaminase family protein: MSVIYDLEHITTYRYTNPVTFGEHRAIFLPSGNHSGRILSYSLETNIPSKVRWIMDTLSNNVAFIEFSEPAKELSVTCRVRGEHFGIAAIANFPLEARAKEVPVQYTPDEWIDLAPFMRPHAEDPDGSVAAWAKSFVLGDQDVTLDVLQRMMDKIWNSLTYQAREAEGTQSPGETLRLKSGTCRDYAWLMIEALRRLGFACRFVSGYLYDAALDGGEIGMIGSGATHAWLQVYLPGAGWRAYDPTNRLTAGYDLIRVAIARHPGQVIPLTGSWFGEAQDYLGMDVKVIIRKLGTLPEFE, from the coding sequence ATGAGTGTTATTTACGACCTGGAGCATATTACAACTTACCGCTACACAAATCCGGTAACATTTGGCGAACATCGCGCTATTTTCTTGCCAAGCGGAAACCATAGCGGTCGAATCTTAAGTTACTCGCTGGAAACTAATATTCCATCTAAAGTCCGCTGGATTATGGATACTCTCTCCAACAATGTAGCGTTTATTGAATTTAGCGAACCTGCGAAAGAATTGAGCGTTACTTGTCGAGTGCGGGGCGAACATTTTGGTATTGCGGCGATCGCAAATTTTCCCCTAGAAGCTCGCGCTAAAGAAGTTCCGGTACAATACACTCCAGATGAATGGATCGATCTGGCTCCATTTATGCGTCCCCATGCGGAAGATCCTGATGGTAGTGTGGCTGCATGGGCAAAAAGTTTTGTGTTAGGCGATCAAGATGTTACCCTGGATGTCCTGCAACGGATGATGGATAAAATTTGGAATTCTTTAACTTACCAGGCGCGGGAAGCAGAGGGAACTCAATCTCCGGGGGAAACCTTGCGTTTAAAGTCGGGTACTTGCCGTGATTATGCTTGGTTAATGATTGAGGCGTTGCGCCGACTTGGTTTTGCTTGTCGTTTTGTCAGCGGTTATCTTTATGATGCGGCGCTGGATGGTGGAGAGATTGGAATGATTGGATCGGGCGCTACTCATGCTTGGTTACAAGTTTATTTACCTGGTGCTGGGTGGCGAGCTTACGATCCGACTAATCGTTTGACGGCAGGATATGATTTAATTCGGGTAGCGATCGCTCGTCATCCGGGACAAGTGATTCCTCTGACAGGTTCCTGGTTTGGTGAGGCTCAAGATTATTTGGGTATGGATGTAAAGGTTATAATTCGTAAACTTGGTACGCTACCAGAATTTGAGTAG